One Setaria viridis chromosome 7, Setaria_viridis_v4.0, whole genome shotgun sequence genomic region harbors:
- the LOC117863570 gene encoding uncharacterized protein, translating into MEPRALLLGVALAFLLASGSQGLNHEGWLLLALKSQMVDTLHHLDSWDARHPTPCAWRGVNCSSAPVPAVVSLDLNNMNLSGTIAPSIGGLAELTHLDLSFNGFGGPIPAQIGNLSKLEVLNLFNNNFVGIIPPEVGKLAKLVTLNLCNNKLYGPIPDEIGNMASLEELVGYSNNLTGSLPHSLGKLKNLKNIRLGQNLISGNIPVEIGECLNITVFGLAQNKLEGPLPKEIGRLSLMTDLILWGNQLSGVIPPEIGNCTSLGTVALYDNNLFGPIPATIGNITNLQKLYLYRNSLNGTIPSEIGNLSLAREIDFSENFLTGGIPKELGNIPELNLLYLFQNQLTGSIPTELCGLRNLSKLDLSINSLTGTIPSGFQYMRTLIQLQLFNNKLSGNIPPRFGIYSRLWVVDFSNNSITGQIPKDLCRQSNLILLNLGSNKLTGNIPRGITNCRPLVQLRLGDNSLTGSFPTDLCNLVNLTTVELGRNKFSGPIPPQIGDCKSLQRLDLTNNYFTSELPREIGNLSKLVVFNISSNRLGGNIPLEIFNCTVLQRLDLSQNNFEGSLPNEVGRLPQLELLSFSDNRLAGQIPPILGKLSHLTALQIGGNLLSGEIPKELGLLSSLQIAMNLSYNNLSGNIPSELGNLALLESLFLNNNKLTGEIPTTFANLSSLLELNVSYNYLSGALPSIPLFDNMAATCFIGNKGLCGGQLGRCGSQSSSSSQSSNSVGPPLGKIIAIVAAVIGGISLILIAIIVYHMRKPMETVAPLQDKQLFSGGSNMHVSVKEAYTFQELVAATNNFDESCVIGRGACGTVYRAILKTGQTIAVKKLASNREGSNTDNSFRAEILTLGKIRHRNIVKLYGFIYHQGSNLLLYEYMSRGSLGELLHGQSSSSLDWETRFMIALGAAEGLTYLHHDCKPRIIHRDIKSNNILLDENFEAHVGDFGLAKVIDMPYSKSMSAIAGSYGYIAPEYAYTMKVTEKCDIYSYGVVLLELLTGRAPVQPLEQGGDLVTWVKNYIRDNSLGPGVLDKNLDLEDQSVVDHMIEVLKIALVCTSLSPYERPPMRHVVVMLSESKDRTRVSSASSPASDDSSKKGSS; encoded by the exons ATGGAGCCCCGGGCTTTGCTCCTCGGGGTGGCGTTGGCCTTTCTGTTGGCCTCTGGTTCCCAGGGCTTGAACCATGAGGGCTGGCTTCTCCTGGCGCTGAAGAGCCAGATGGTCGACACTCTCCACCACCTGGATAGCTGGGATGCGAGGCATCCAACACCGTGCGCGTGGAGGGGCGTCAACTGCTCGTCGGCGCCAGTCCCAGCGGTGGTGTCTCTCGACCTCAACAACATGAATCTCTCAGGCACCATCGCGCCTAGCATTGGCGGCCTGGCTGAGCTGACGCACCTCGATCTATCCTTCAATGGATTTGGTGGTCCCATCCCTGCACAGATTGGGAATTTGTCGAAACTGGAGGTGCTCAACTTGTTCAACAACAATTTTGTCGGTATAATCCCCCCTGAGGTTGGGAAGTTAGCTAAGCTGGTTACACTTAATCTGTGCAACAACAAGCTCTATGGTCCGATACCTGACGAGATTGGTAATATGGCCTCACTTGAGGAGTTGGTAGGATACAGTAATAATCTCACTGGTTCACTACCTCATTCACTTGGCAAGCTCAAGAACCTGAAAAATATTCGGTTGGGTCAGAATCTTATATCTGGCAACATTCCTGTTGAGATAGGTGAATGTCTGAACATAACAGTGTTTGGTCTTGCACAAAACAAGTTAGAGGGTCCGCTACCTAAAGAGATTGGGAGGTTGAGTTTGATGACTGACTTAATCCTATGGGGGAATCAGCTTTCTGGTGTTATTCCTCCAGAGATAGGAAACTGTACAAGTCTTGGCACAGTTGCCCTCTATGACAATAATCTATTTGGTCCCATACCTGCAACAATTGGGAACATCACGAATCTTCAGAAGCTATACCTTTATAGAAACTCATTAAATGGTACTATTCCTTCTGAGATTGGGAATCTTTCTCTTGCAAGAGAGATTGACTTTTCAGAAAATTTCTTAACTGGAGGAATACCAAAGGAGTTGGGCAACATACCAGAATTGAATTTGCTCTACCTCTTCCAGAACCAGCTTACAGGCTCTATTCCTACAGAGTTGTGTGGGTTGAGAAACTTGAGTAAACTTGATCTATCGATCAATTCACTCACTGGCACGATCCCATCTGGTTTTCAGTATATGAGAACTCTAATCCAATTGCAACTCTTCAACAATAAGCTCTCAGGCAACATACCTCCAAGGTTTGGCATTTATAGCCGGCTTTGGGTGGTGGATTTCTCAAACAACAGCATTACAGGGCAGATACCGAAAGATCTTTGCAGGCAGTCAAACCTTATTTTGTTGAATTTGGGGTCTAACAAGCTTACAGGGAACATTCCCCGTGGAATCACCAACTGTAGACCATTGGTGCAGCTTCGTCTTGGTGACAACAGTCTGACAGGAAGCTTCCCCACTGATCTCTGCAATCTGGTAAATTTGACAACAGTTGAGCTGGGTAGAAACAAGTTTAGTGGCCCAATTCCACCTCAGATAGGCGATTGCAAGTCTCTGCAAAGGCTGGACCTTACAAATAACTATTTCACGTCAGAGTTACCTCGAGAAATCGGTAATTTGTCAAAACTTGTTGTCTTCAATATCTCATCTAATAGACTAGGAGGAAACATACCACTGGAAATCTTCAATTGTACAGTTTTGCAACGCCTTGATCTCAGCCAGAATAACTTTGAAGGTTCGTTGCCAAATGAAGTTGGTAGACTGCCACAGCTGGAGCTGCTATCTTTTTCTGATAATAGGCTAGCTGGCCAGATACCACCCATTCTTGGTAAACTATCACATTTGACAGCACTGCAGATTGGTGGCAACCTGTTGTCTGGTGAAATACCAAAGGAGTTGGGCCTGCTGTCAAGCTTGCAGATCGCCATGAATTTGAGCTACAATAACCTCTCTGGCAATATTCCATCAGAGCTTGGTAACCTTGCTTTGTTGGAAAGTTTATTTCTTAATAATAACAAGCTGACTGGTGAAATCCCAACTACATTTGCCAATCTGTCCAGTTTACTTGAGCTCAACGTTTCCTACAATTATCTCTCTGGTGCCCTCCCGTCAATACCGCTTTTTGATAATATGGCTGCGACCTGTTTTATTGGAAATAAAGGACTGTGTGGTGGACAACTTGGTAGATGTGGATCCCAGTCATCATCTAGTTCCCAGTCATCCAATTCAGTCGGTCCCCCTTTGGGCAAGATCATTGCAATTGTTGCTGCTGTCATTGGAGGGATTTCACTTATTCTTATTGCAATAATTGTGTACCATATGAGAAAACCAATGGAGACAGTGGCCCCTTTGCAAGACAAGCAACTTTTTTCAGGTGGTTCTAACATGCATGTTTCTGTTAAGGAGGCATATACATTTCAAGAATTGGTCGCCGCTACAAATAACTTTGATGAGAGTTGTGTTATCGGAAGGGGTGCTTGTGGGACGGTGTACAGAGCAATCCTGAAGACTGGACAGACAATTGCAGTAAAGAAGCTTGCTTCTAACAGAGAGGGGAGCAACACAGACAACAGCTTTCGTGCAGAGATCCTGACTCTTGGAAAGATAAGACATCGTAATATTGTGAAGCTGTACGGTTTTATATACCACCAGGGTTCCAACCTTCTACTCTATGAGTACATGTCAAGAGGCAGTCTTGGTGAGCTACTTCATGGACAATCATCTTCTTCACTTGATTGGGAGACACGCTTCATGATAGCTCTTGGAGCGGCCGAAGGGCTTACATACTTGCATCATGATTGCAAGCCTCGCATCATCCACCGTGATATAAAATCCAATAACATTTTACTTGATGAGAACTTTGAAGCCCATGTTGGTGATTTTGGGTTGGCAAAGGTGATCGACATGCCATACTCGAAGTCAATGTCTGCAATTGCAGGTTCATACGGCTATATAGCACCAG AATATGCTTATACCATGAAGGTTACTGAAAAATGTGACATATATAGCTATGGTGTcgtgctgctggagctgctAACTGGGCGTGCACCTGTGCAACCCTTAGAACAGGGAGGTGATCTGGTAACATGGGTGAAGAACTACATCAGGGACAATTCTTTGGGTCCAGGGGTCCTTGATAAAAACTTGGATTTAGAAGACCAAAGCGTTGTCGATCATATGATCGAGGTCTTGAAAATCGCCTTGGTCTGTACTAGCTTGTCTCCGTACGAGAGACCACCGATGCGGCATGTTGTAGTTATGCTAAGCGAGTCTAAAGATAGGACAAGGGTGAGCTCTGCATCCTCACCTGCCTCTGATGATTCTTCAAAGAAGGGTAGCTCATGA